The Methanococcoides methylutens genome segment ATTGCTCATATAGTATTCACCAAACGAATTTGCTGCTATCCATAGGACTAAATAGCCCGGCACACCACAAATAAAACAGAAATAACTAAGCAGGTGAGATACATGCTATTAAAATTCAAGGACAAGGGACCGATCGTTGCTGAAACTGCATTCATTGCAGATTCCGCAGACATCATCGGAGACGTGTTCGTAGGCGAGAACTCAAGCATCTGGTTCAATGCAGTCCTCCGGGCAGACATGGATAAAATAAAGATTGGAAACCGCACAAGCATCCAGGACAATTCAGTTATCCACACCGACCCCGCAACTCCAACCGAGATCGGGGACGATGTGACCGTAGGTCACGGGGCGGTCCTGCATAGCTGTAAGATCGGGGACAATGTTCTCATAGGCATGAACTCCACAGTACTTGACGAGGTCGAGATCGGAGAGAATTCCATCGTTGGTGCCAATGCACTTGTTCCACCAGGCAAGAAATTCCCGCCTAACAGCGTTATCACAGGAGTTCCCGGGAAAGTAAGAAGGGAAGCCACACCTGAGGATGCTGTAATGATAAGGGAAAATGCAGCAGAATATGTGAGGCTGGCAGCAGAATATAGGAAGCAGAAGAAGAACTGATCGATCATCACATATCCGTTAATTGATCCAAAGGAATGAGGTACTATGGAACAACAACTGAAAGAAGCCCTTCTGGAAAAATGCAGGGAAATGGAGATCCCTCTGGTAGGGGTGGCCAATGTTGAGCTCTGGGAAAAGCCCCGGTTCCATCCATGGATACCTGAAGAATTCCATCCTCAGTCCATCTACCCTGAAGCAAGGTCTGCAATAGTCATCGGACTGCCGGTAACACTCCCTGTGCTGGAGACGTCTCCGTCGATATACTACCGCGAGCTCTACAAGACAGTGAACAACCTGCTGGACCAGTACACCTACCGACTGTCAAACTTCCTTACTGAGAAAGGTTATCCTTCTATCTTCATTCCAAGGGATGGATACGGTTCTATCAAGGTACTTCTGGATAATCCCGTTGCTTTCTTTTCACACCGACATGCTGCATTCCTTGCAGGTCTTGGAAACTTCGGGGTCAACAATACCATCCTCACTCCTGGATACGGACCAAGGGTGCGCTTCGGCACGATCCTGACCACTGCCGAGCTCGAACCGGACAACATCATAGAAAAGCAGCTATGCAACCATTGCATGCGTTGTGTCAGGATGTGTCCGTCAAATACACTTGAGGAAAAGGACTATCCGGAAGGAATAACCGACAAGAAAGCCTGTGCATCCTTTAGCGATGAGCTGAACAAACGAGAGATTTCACCTTGCGGGATATGTATAAAGGTCTGTCCGATCGGAGAGGATCGCAAAACCTACGGAAGGGAAGATGCTTCAATGTATGAAAAGAAGGATAAGTTTAAAGATTACCATCGTGCCTGGGAACATGTCCGATCATATGGCGGAAAATAACTGAAAAATGGAAGGATAGGGAACAACTGACCTGTGCTGAGTGATAAGATCAGAAAGAAAAAAAGGAAAAAGATCAGAGGACATCCTTTAAAGCATTTGCAGCAACATAGACACTTCCGACACCGCAGATGTAATGAGTGACCTTTACTGCCTGCATAACCTCTTCTTTTGTAGCTCCTGCTTCCATTGCCTGTACTGCAAGGGATGTTACGCCGTTCACAGCACCTTTTGATGCATCAAGTACCATTGCCATAAGGAGCTTGTATTTTAACGGGATGCCATCTTCTTCGAAAGAAGTTATACGTGTATCC includes the following:
- a CDS encoding gamma carbonic anhydrase family protein; amino-acid sequence: MLLKFKDKGPIVAETAFIADSADIIGDVFVGENSSIWFNAVLRADMDKIKIGNRTSIQDNSVIHTDPATPTEIGDDVTVGHGAVLHSCKIGDNVLIGMNSTVLDEVEIGENSIVGANALVPPGKKFPPNSVITGVPGKVRREATPEDAVMIRENAAEYVRLAAEYRKQKKN
- a CDS encoding epoxyqueuosine reductase, producing the protein MEQQLKEALLEKCREMEIPLVGVANVELWEKPRFHPWIPEEFHPQSIYPEARSAIVIGLPVTLPVLETSPSIYYRELYKTVNNLLDQYTYRLSNFLTEKGYPSIFIPRDGYGSIKVLLDNPVAFFSHRHAAFLAGLGNFGVNNTILTPGYGPRVRFGTILTTAELEPDNIIEKQLCNHCMRCVRMCPSNTLEEKDYPEGITDKKACASFSDELNKREISPCGICIKVCPIGEDRKTYGREDASMYEKKDKFKDYHRAWEHVRSYGGK
- a CDS encoding carboxymuconolactone decarboxylase family protein produces the protein MSENPLQVIIDSDADFFQLLEDTRITSFEEDGIPLKYKLLMAMVLDASKGAVNGVTSLAVQAMEAGATKEEVMQAVKVTHYICGVGSVYVAANALKDVL